The following are from one region of the Actinoplanes sp. L3-i22 genome:
- a CDS encoding ATPase, T2SS/T4P/T4SS family, translating into MPEQRRPPHLYRPPPGPAGHNGTPVIGAPARLLPPPPPIPTRPTPGGAPVEVDYDVVRALQTLVSDRVSDQIRGRSVTTAEQRQLTTDETHMVVREHLDNRLKGGDRVPAGYASALADAVAAHLLGMGRLQPLLDDPQVKNIHVLGHNQVRVEFADGRIDETSYTAAGSDNELIELLQHRAARDGITERSLSTGHPVLHLRLGKGGDRLVATIAVTPRPVVVIRRHRIRKVTLDDLVELQTLSPSAAAFLRAAVAGHLNMVILGLAGSGKTTTLRAIASEIPREEWFAVMETERELGLDPVRHPWAVEFEERQGHGAKDVHGRPEGELKLVDLFPAMLRMNMQRVVVGEVREAEIVAMLDAGTTTQGTLSTIHARSPDAALNRMAHLLIRHGGSPTPVGAYMQIADAIDLMVFQRLEKRQGLPDRHYVSHIVEINGLNENGQGIARSNLFAPREPGGLGMPTGVRPRPDILEALEYAGFNTRLLLDPDSRPQPRPRER; encoded by the coding sequence TTGCCTGAGCAACGACGCCCTCCGCACCTGTACCGGCCGCCCCCCGGGCCGGCCGGGCACAACGGCACGCCGGTGATCGGGGCGCCGGCGCGGCTATTGCCGCCTCCGCCGCCGATCCCGACCCGCCCCACACCGGGCGGCGCACCGGTCGAGGTCGACTACGACGTCGTGCGGGCACTGCAGACGTTGGTCAGCGACCGGGTCAGTGACCAGATCCGCGGCCGGAGCGTCACCACCGCCGAGCAGCGCCAGCTGACCACCGACGAAACCCACATGGTCGTTCGCGAACACCTCGACAACCGGCTCAAGGGCGGTGACCGGGTGCCGGCCGGCTACGCGTCCGCACTGGCCGACGCGGTCGCCGCCCACCTGCTCGGGATGGGCCGACTACAGCCCCTGCTGGATGACCCGCAGGTCAAGAACATTCACGTCCTCGGGCACAACCAGGTACGGGTCGAGTTCGCCGACGGCCGGATCGACGAGACCTCGTACACGGCGGCGGGCAGCGACAACGAGCTGATCGAGCTGCTGCAGCACCGCGCCGCCCGCGACGGCATCACCGAGAGGTCGCTGTCGACCGGGCACCCGGTCCTGCATCTGCGGCTCGGTAAAGGCGGTGACCGGCTGGTCGCGACGATCGCGGTTACCCCGCGGCCGGTGGTGGTGATCCGCAGGCACCGGATCAGGAAGGTCACCCTCGACGACCTGGTCGAACTGCAGACGTTGAGTCCGAGCGCCGCGGCGTTCCTGCGGGCCGCGGTCGCCGGGCATCTGAACATGGTGATCCTCGGGCTGGCCGGCTCGGGCAAGACGACCACGTTGCGGGCGATCGCGTCGGAGATCCCCCGCGAGGAGTGGTTCGCGGTGATGGAGACCGAACGCGAGCTCGGCCTGGACCCCGTACGGCATCCGTGGGCGGTCGAGTTCGAGGAACGCCAGGGGCACGGCGCCAAAGACGTCCACGGCCGGCCCGAGGGCGAGCTGAAACTCGTCGACCTGTTCCCGGCGATGCTGAGAATGAACATGCAGCGGGTCGTGGTCGGTGAGGTCCGCGAGGCCGAGATCGTGGCGATGCTCGACGCCGGAACCACCACCCAAGGCACCCTGTCCACGATCCACGCCCGCAGCCCGGACGCCGCCCTCAACCGGATGGCGCACCTGCTCATCCGGCACGGCGGCAGCCCGACCCCAGTGGGCGCCTACATGCAGATCGCCGACGCGATCGATTTGATGGTCTTCCAGCGGCTGGAGAAACGCCAGGGCCTGCCGGACCGGCACTACGTGTCCCACATCGTGGAGATCAACGGCCTGAACGAGAACGGCCAGGGCATCGCCCGCAGCAACCTGTTCGCCCCGCGCGAGCCGGGCGGGCTGGGCATGCCCACCGGGGTCCGGCCCCGCCCCGACATCCTGGAGGCCCTCGAGTACGCCGGGTTCAACACGCGGCTGCTGCTCGATCCGGACTCGCGCCCGCAGCCCCGGCCCCGGGAGCGGTGA
- a CDS encoding ParA family protein, with amino-acid sequence MSLIAVVGGKASTGATVTSLALTLSWPRDVLLAECDPAGGSVLTGYLGGQIPADRGIAGLAVADYHGQFYDAFDDQLISLTETAPYRLLLPGVTDPAQSAGLTGLWAQLGNHLRQLERSDPPVDVIADCGRLPALHGPLPLLRYAHLTLMLVGRTLTSIAAARVRLPQLRREVDQGGGDLQLLVRGSGDYDAGEIAQHLGVPLLADLPEDDKAATMLTTGAGTPRPSATLLRALNSAIPAMHTLIEARRAVPAPVAGPSSREATFA; translated from the coding sequence GTGTCTCTGATCGCCGTGGTGGGCGGCAAGGCGTCGACCGGCGCCACCGTCACCAGCCTCGCCCTGACCCTGAGCTGGCCCCGCGACGTGCTGCTGGCCGAGTGCGACCCGGCCGGAGGCAGCGTCCTGACCGGATACTTGGGCGGGCAAATTCCCGCCGACCGGGGTATCGCCGGGCTGGCGGTCGCCGACTACCACGGCCAGTTCTACGACGCGTTCGACGACCAGTTGATCTCCCTGACCGAGACGGCGCCGTACCGACTGCTGCTGCCCGGGGTGACCGACCCGGCGCAGTCGGCCGGGCTGACCGGGCTGTGGGCGCAGCTCGGGAATCATCTGCGCCAGCTCGAACGCTCCGACCCGCCGGTCGACGTCATCGCCGACTGCGGCCGGCTGCCGGCCCTGCACGGGCCACTGCCGTTGCTGCGGTACGCGCACCTGACCCTGATGCTGGTCGGCCGGACGCTGACCTCGATCGCGGCGGCCCGGGTCCGGCTGCCCCAGCTGCGCCGCGAGGTCGACCAGGGCGGCGGCGACCTGCAGCTGCTGGTACGCGGGAGCGGCGACTACGACGCCGGCGAGATCGCCCAGCACCTGGGTGTGCCGCTGCTGGCCGACCTGCCCGAGGACGACAAGGCCGCCACCATGCTCACCACCGGCGCCGGCACGCCGCGGCCGAGCGCCACCCTGCTGCGGGCGCTGAACTCAGCGATCCCCGCCATGCACACCCTGATCGAGGCGCGCCGCGCCGTGCCCGCCCCGGTGGCCGGGCCCTCGTCGCGGGAGGCGACCTTTGCCTGA
- a CDS encoding SAF domain-containing protein, translated as MSLTETRPAGPRPISAAVAARMPRRRRPGLLAAGVVVTVLATLGAYAFARNAGDAVPVLAVATTITAGHQISAADLKTVQVNRGSGLTPIPADQQNTVIGKYAAVELVEGTLLTGGQVTDAAVPGPGKQLIGLELKPGQLPGRKLRPAEPITLVITSDPRNVTVGAKTATPALPRPLTIPATVAGIGDKAADGTSVVDVVIAEAYGPGLVDLAQQGRVSIALVAG; from the coding sequence ATGAGCCTGACCGAGACCCGGCCCGCCGGGCCGCGGCCGATATCCGCGGCGGTCGCGGCCCGGATGCCGCGCCGGCGCCGGCCCGGGCTGCTGGCCGCCGGGGTGGTCGTCACCGTGCTGGCCACCCTCGGCGCGTACGCGTTCGCGCGCAACGCCGGCGACGCCGTCCCGGTCCTGGCCGTGGCCACCACGATCACCGCCGGGCACCAGATCAGCGCCGCCGACTTGAAGACGGTGCAGGTCAATCGGGGGTCCGGGCTCACCCCGATCCCCGCCGACCAGCAGAACACGGTGATCGGCAAGTACGCGGCCGTCGAACTGGTCGAGGGCACCCTGCTGACCGGCGGGCAGGTCACCGACGCCGCGGTGCCCGGCCCCGGCAAGCAGCTGATCGGTCTGGAGCTCAAGCCGGGGCAGTTGCCGGGCCGAAAGTTGCGCCCGGCCGAGCCGATCACGTTGGTGATCACGTCGGATCCGCGCAACGTCACCGTCGGCGCGAAGACCGCCACGCCGGCGTTGCCGCGGCCGCTGACCATTCCCGCGACCGTCGCCGGGATCGGGGACAAGGCCGCCGACGGCACCTCGGTCGTCGATGTGGTCATCGCCGAGGCGTACGGGCCCGGCCTGGTCGACCTGGCCCAGCAGGGCCGGGTCTCGATCGCGCTGGTCGCGGGGTAG
- a CDS encoding prepilin peptidase: MNNHSGPPATDPIHPSRPDRIRQAGRWLSPLAWLRVLTAAFLVPYGTRPQWHCPACGTPRAGRAGPALTATGRCTRCHVAAGPGPWALEALVVAAVLLVLTGARTGLEQPAFLWFAVLGVVLAVVDGTVRRLPHALTAAWAAGTLAGLLIPAARFDRYDDWTRALLAGTVTVVIFAVCALARPGSLGWGDVTAAAGFGIALGWLGWLPLYAGTFLAFTAALVYVLARQLVRRATHLPFGPFLVGAAVLVGALLPAGR; the protein is encoded by the coding sequence GTGAACAATCACTCCGGCCCGCCCGCAACCGACCCGATCCACCCGTCACGTCCCGACCGGATCCGGCAGGCCGGCCGATGGCTCTCGCCCCTGGCGTGGCTACGCGTGCTCACCGCCGCCTTCCTCGTGCCGTACGGCACCCGCCCACAGTGGCACTGCCCGGCCTGCGGCACCCCCCGCGCCGGCCGAGCCGGCCCGGCGCTGACCGCGACCGGCCGCTGCACCCGATGCCATGTCGCCGCCGGGCCCGGCCCGTGGGCGCTGGAGGCGCTCGTCGTGGCCGCGGTGCTGCTGGTGCTGACCGGCGCCCGGACCGGACTCGAGCAGCCGGCCTTCCTGTGGTTCGCGGTCCTCGGCGTGGTCCTGGCCGTGGTGGACGGCACCGTCCGGCGACTCCCCCACGCGCTCACCGCCGCCTGGGCGGCCGGCACCCTCGCCGGCCTGCTGATCCCCGCCGCACGCTTCGACCGCTACGACGACTGGACCCGGGCACTGCTGGCCGGGACCGTCACCGTCGTGATCTTCGCGGTCTGCGCGCTGGCCCGGCCCGGCTCGCTCGGCTGGGGCGACGTCACCGCGGCCGCCGGGTTCGGGATCGCGCTGGGCTGGCTGGGCTGGCTGCCGCTGTACGCCGGCACGTTTCTCGCCTTCACCGCCGCGCTGGTCTACGTCCTGGCCCGCCAGCTCGTACGGCGGGCAACGCACCTGCCCTTCGGCCCGTTCCTGGTCGGCGCCGCCGTGCTCGTCGGCGCGCTGCTGCCCGCCGGCCGGTAG
- a CDS encoding DUF3800 domain-containing protein: MLLAYVDESYSPEWYYMAAMLCDGPGAQAITSALDAVVAKAVDSFGVPKDAELHGYELFNGVGWWKDVPVRARIGVYNEVFTAIGAHCTVLLLRGMNAGGRHTSASSRHRRVLQHLLEQIDEYADRHDEHVLVIADEVGEQSKHWADLHDYLRTGTDARQLTRIVDTMHFAPSSASRLVQAIDLVVFLYRRVQTHTETDARATRANAALWARIEPRVGHQDCWYP; this comes from the coding sequence GTGCTGCTGGCGTACGTCGACGAGTCGTATAGCCCCGAGTGGTACTACATGGCGGCGATGCTCTGCGACGGGCCGGGAGCCCAGGCCATCACGTCCGCGCTGGACGCCGTGGTGGCCAAGGCGGTCGACTCCTTCGGGGTGCCGAAGGACGCCGAGTTGCACGGCTACGAGCTGTTCAACGGCGTCGGCTGGTGGAAGGACGTGCCGGTCCGGGCGCGGATCGGCGTCTACAACGAGGTGTTCACCGCGATCGGCGCGCACTGCACCGTGCTGCTGCTGCGCGGGATGAACGCGGGCGGCCGGCACACCAGTGCGAGCTCGCGGCACCGCAGGGTGCTGCAGCACCTGCTCGAGCAGATCGACGAGTACGCCGACCGGCACGACGAGCATGTGCTGGTCATCGCCGACGAGGTCGGCGAGCAGTCGAAACACTGGGCCGACCTGCACGACTACCTGCGGACCGGCACCGACGCCCGGCAGCTCACCCGCATCGTCGACACCATGCACTTCGCGCCGTCCTCGGCATCGCGGCTGGTCCAGGCGATCGACCTGGTCGTCTTCCTCTACCGCCGGGTGCAGACCCACACCGAGACCGACGCGCGCGCCACCCGCGCCAACGCCGCCTTGTGGGCCCGGATCGAGCCGCGCGTCGGTCACCAGGACTGCTGGTACCCCTGA
- the ligD gene encoding non-homologous end-joining DNA ligase: MLATPGDVPTGPGWSAEFKWDGMRALASSAGGRWRVLTRAGRDVSGAFPELSVLPDLVDGRTVTLDAEIVTLDPAGRPDFARLQRRMGVNRPEPGLIRQVPIRLYVFDLLHLDNDSACAEPYLRRRELLQGLALRGPVIDIPPHFPGAGADVLAVAAEQELEGVVCKRDDSRYTPGVRARTWVKTVIPHTAEVVICGWLPGRGRLRDSLGALLLGAYDRTGNLHYVGRVGTGLTGADRRRLLAELTAVRPAGAPPHAEAAAMAAATWVEPRLVASVNYRTWTPQSHLRHPSWRGLMPDHEPGNALLPDDLPASRP; the protein is encoded by the coding sequence ATGCTGGCCACACCCGGCGACGTGCCCACCGGCCCGGGCTGGTCCGCGGAATTCAAGTGGGACGGGATGCGCGCGCTGGCCTCCAGCGCCGGCGGCAGGTGGCGGGTGCTGACCCGGGCCGGCCGAGACGTCTCCGGCGCGTTCCCCGAGTTGTCCGTACTGCCCGACCTGGTGGACGGGCGCACGGTCACGCTGGACGCGGAGATCGTGACGTTGGACCCGGCAGGCCGCCCGGACTTCGCCCGCCTGCAGCGCCGCATGGGCGTCAACCGCCCCGAGCCGGGGCTGATCCGCCAGGTCCCGATCCGGCTGTACGTGTTCGATCTGTTGCACCTGGACAACGACTCGGCGTGCGCCGAGCCGTACCTTCGCCGCCGGGAACTTCTGCAGGGCCTGGCGCTGCGCGGGCCGGTGATCGACATCCCGCCCCACTTCCCGGGCGCCGGCGCCGATGTGCTGGCCGTGGCGGCCGAGCAAGAGCTGGAGGGTGTCGTCTGCAAGCGGGACGACAGCCGCTACACCCCCGGTGTGCGTGCCCGGACCTGGGTGAAGACGGTCATCCCGCACACCGCCGAGGTGGTGATCTGCGGCTGGCTGCCGGGCCGGGGCCGGCTGCGTGACTCACTCGGCGCGCTGCTGCTCGGCGCCTACGACCGGACCGGGAACCTGCACTACGTCGGCCGGGTCGGCACCGGCCTGACCGGCGCCGACCGCCGGCGGCTGCTGGCCGAGCTGACCGCGGTGCGCCCCGCCGGCGCACCCCCGCACGCAGAGGCGGCCGCCATGGCCGCGGCGACCTGGGTCGAGCCGCGCCTGGTGGCCAGCGTCAACTACCGCACCTGGACCCCGCAGTCCCACCTGCGGCACCCGTCCTGGCGCGGACTGATGCCCGACCACGAACCCGGCAACGCGCTGCTGCCCGACGACCTCCCCGCCAGCCGCCCCTGA
- a CDS encoding response regulator transcription factor, giving the protein MRVLLVEDDHRIAGPLAEGLGRYGFAVEHVGTGAEALAAGPADLVLLDLGLPDIDGIDVCRELRAVSAVPVIMLTARDAESDRVVGLELGADDYLAKPFSLRELIARIRAVLRRAHAEPVPFVAAVAYLAVAVPAPAAVAEVPPQVGVQELGPLALDRRARQVRVAGQPVAFAPKEFDLLALLAEDPGAVYSRQQILDSVWDPHYFGPTKTLDVHVAAVRRKLGDPEAIETIRRVGFRLAWTGEKVAR; this is encoded by the coding sequence GTGCGGGTGCTGCTCGTCGAGGACGATCACCGGATCGCCGGGCCGCTGGCCGAGGGGCTGGGCCGCTATGGCTTCGCCGTGGAGCACGTCGGCACCGGCGCGGAGGCGCTCGCTGCCGGGCCGGCTGACCTGGTGCTGCTGGACCTGGGCCTGCCGGATATCGACGGGATCGACGTGTGCCGGGAGCTGCGGGCCGTCTCTGCGGTCCCGGTGATCATGTTGACCGCCCGGGACGCTGAAAGCGACCGGGTGGTCGGGCTGGAGCTCGGTGCCGACGACTATCTGGCGAAGCCGTTCAGCCTGCGGGAGCTGATCGCCCGCATCCGGGCGGTGCTGCGCCGCGCCCATGCCGAACCTGTGCCGTTCGTCGCGGCTGTGGCGTATCTGGCCGTGGCTGTCCCGGCGCCGGCTGCGGTAGCTGAGGTGCCGCCGCAGGTCGGTGTGCAGGAGCTCGGGCCGCTGGCGCTGGACCGGCGGGCCCGGCAGGTGCGGGTCGCCGGGCAGCCGGTGGCGTTCGCGCCGAAGGAGTTCGACCTGCTCGCGTTGCTCGCCGAGGACCCCGGGGCGGTCTACTCCCGGCAGCAGATCCTGGACAGCGTCTGGGACCCGCACTACTTCGGGCCGACCAAGACCCTGGACGTGCACGTGGCCGCGGTGCGCCGCAAGCTCGGCGATCCGGAGGCGATCGAGACGATCCGCCGGGTCGGTTTCCGGCTGGCCTGGACCGGCGAGAAGGTGGCCAGATGA
- a CDS encoding HAMP domain-containing sensor histidine kinase: MTRRLLVSYLSLVLLVLLALEIPLGVLYTRGTADRFLSAMERDTVVLAERSEEAIEEGERDRVPGLLADYTRSMGGRVVVVDHDGLLVADSASGRLAPSDPSALTAALHQRRSSGYEAASDEWVVTLPAASGTTIRGAVQVSFPASVSAVQARQVWWVLGGVGLAVLLVAAAVAAGLARWMARPLHHLEQATAQLADGAVPDAKRLDQGPPEVRRLAATFTATADRLQRLIAGQRSFAADASHQLKTPLTALRLRLENLEPAVDPGALGSLEEAVAETDRLARMVQGLLALARLDDAAIAPVPVDADTVIADRAGGWAAFAHEQHVSVTVSGPPAGEVLAVPGALEQILDNLLANALRVAPVGSTLTIATSVTSPGATTIHVIDQGPGMTAGDRKRAFDRFWRSPQSRDDGSGLGLAIVERLVHASGGRIHLDQAPGTGVDAVIRLRPARRPRPAALARRPRAQVLQHLS; this comes from the coding sequence ATGACGCGTCGGCTGCTGGTCAGCTACCTGTCGCTGGTTCTGCTGGTGCTGCTGGCGCTGGAGATTCCGCTCGGCGTCCTCTACACGCGCGGCACGGCCGACCGGTTCCTGTCCGCGATGGAACGCGACACCGTTGTGCTGGCCGAACGGTCGGAGGAGGCGATCGAGGAGGGTGAACGCGACCGGGTTCCCGGTCTGCTGGCCGACTACACCCGCAGCATGGGTGGCCGGGTCGTGGTCGTCGACCACGACGGTCTGCTGGTGGCCGACAGCGCCTCCGGCCGTTTGGCCCCGTCGGATCCGTCGGCGCTCACGGCCGCCCTGCATCAGCGGCGCTCGTCGGGGTACGAGGCGGCCTCCGACGAGTGGGTGGTCACCCTGCCGGCCGCATCCGGGACCACCATCCGCGGCGCGGTGCAGGTCAGCTTCCCCGCTTCGGTCAGCGCCGTGCAAGCACGTCAGGTGTGGTGGGTCCTCGGCGGCGTAGGCCTGGCCGTGCTGCTGGTCGCGGCTGCGGTCGCCGCGGGTCTGGCCCGGTGGATGGCCCGGCCGTTGCATCACCTGGAACAGGCGACCGCGCAGCTCGCCGACGGGGCCGTTCCCGATGCGAAACGCCTCGACCAAGGACCGCCAGAGGTGCGCCGGCTGGCCGCGACGTTCACCGCAACCGCGGACCGGTTGCAGCGGCTGATCGCTGGGCAGCGCAGCTTTGCCGCAGACGCGTCGCACCAGCTGAAGACCCCGCTGACCGCGCTGCGGCTGCGCCTGGAGAACCTGGAGCCCGCCGTTGACCCGGGGGCCCTGGGCAGTCTCGAGGAGGCCGTCGCGGAGACCGATCGGCTGGCCCGGATGGTGCAGGGCCTGCTCGCTCTGGCCCGTCTCGATGATGCGGCCATCGCGCCGGTCCCGGTCGACGCCGATACGGTGATCGCCGACCGCGCTGGAGGCTGGGCGGCGTTCGCTCACGAGCAGCACGTGAGCGTGACCGTGTCCGGGCCGCCGGCCGGGGAGGTCCTGGCGGTGCCGGGCGCGCTCGAACAGATCCTGGACAATCTGCTCGCCAACGCGTTGCGGGTCGCTCCGGTCGGCAGCACCCTGACCATCGCCACCAGCGTCACCAGTCCCGGTGCGACGACGATCCACGTGATCGACCAAGGGCCGGGGATGACCGCCGGCGACCGCAAGCGGGCCTTCGACCGGTTCTGGCGCTCGCCGCAATCCCGCGACGACGGCTCCGGCCTCGGCCTGGCCATCGTCGAGCGTTTGGTCCACGCCAGCGGCGGCCGGATCCACCTCGACCAGGCCCCGGGCACCGGCGTTGACGCCGTCATCCGGCTGCGCCCGGCCCGCCGCCCTCGACCAGCGGCGCTCGCGCGGCGTCCGCGTGCGCAGGTCCTGCAACACCTGAGTTGA
- a CDS encoding YkvA family protein: MAWWWQLLISIGVALLLIWLALLIALLVAKPDKAQLKEALRLLPDLLRLLRRLASDPTLPRGVRIRLGLLLVYLAVPFDLIPDFIPILGYADDAIIVTAVLRSTVRRAGLDAVRRHWPGTDDGFAALSRLTGLNR; the protein is encoded by the coding sequence ATGGCCTGGTGGTGGCAACTGTTGATCAGCATCGGCGTCGCGCTGCTGTTGATCTGGCTGGCTCTGCTGATCGCGTTGCTCGTCGCCAAACCGGACAAGGCGCAGCTCAAGGAGGCGCTGCGGCTGCTGCCGGACTTGCTCAGGTTGTTGCGCCGGCTGGCCAGCGACCCGACTCTTCCTCGCGGTGTGCGGATCAGGCTCGGATTGCTTCTGGTGTACCTGGCGGTGCCGTTCGACCTGATCCCGGACTTCATTCCGATCCTGGGCTACGCCGACGACGCGATCATTGTCACCGCGGTGCTGCGCTCGACCGTGCGCCGGGCCGGCCTCGACGCGGTCCGTCGGCACTGGCCCGGCACCGACGATGGTTTCGCCGCGCTCAGCCGCCTCACCGGCCTCAACCGCTGA
- a CDS encoding Chromate resistance protein ChrB, whose translation MDSAPDRMGFLLVSISSAGGPDSLRVAVWRKLRSLGAHYLQQSVCLLPAREPIEQQVRRLLARVHTDGGTGQVLRIEVVDPSDQAALIEQFNAARDGEYAEVVERTPAMLDEIATETARGRAIYAEVEESEADLERFRSWLAKINARDYFQASGRAGAEAAVERCAEALAAFEAAALNTEARDIPPVSTHRHADRKD comes from the coding sequence ATGGACTCGGCGCCGGACCGGATGGGTTTCCTGCTGGTGAGCATTTCGAGCGCGGGTGGCCCAGACAGCCTGCGCGTCGCGGTCTGGCGCAAGCTTCGCTCGCTGGGCGCCCACTACCTGCAACAATCCGTCTGCCTCCTTCCCGCCCGGGAGCCGATCGAGCAGCAGGTCCGGCGGCTGCTGGCCCGGGTCCACACGGACGGCGGGACCGGCCAGGTCCTGCGCATAGAGGTCGTCGACCCGAGCGACCAAGCCGCCCTGATCGAGCAGTTCAATGCCGCGCGTGACGGCGAGTACGCCGAGGTCGTCGAACGCACCCCGGCGATGCTTGACGAGATCGCCACGGAGACCGCCCGTGGGCGTGCCATCTACGCAGAGGTGGAGGAGTCAGAGGCCGACCTGGAACGTTTTCGCAGCTGGCTGGCGAAAATCAACGCCCGGGACTACTTCCAGGCGTCCGGGCGTGCCGGCGCCGAAGCCGCGGTCGAGCGGTGTGCCGAGGCCTTGGCCGCGTTCGAGGCCGCCGCACTCAACACCGAGGCCCGCGACATCCCGCCGGTCTCCACCCATAGGCACGCCGACCGGAAGGACTGA
- a CDS encoding TniQ family protein, with translation MTSPSVAVLPRSLDPLTGESLPGYLLRLAYRLDRTPARMLELVGLAAIGPILGPITYLEPASMRAFSTATGLSSDEVRELCLSGLAARYSPLSSTYLGRRRDPARLTTSERWVFGRWSRYCPGCLAGDGSPAQTLHGGCWQRAWRLPPTFACLRHRCLLQHRCPGCGQPPMLLAKGRGRIVPSPTVPGLHPAQCRNPIGPARSGRQPTVCGRRLDNCDDQPATQVTSTAAELQERLTCMLDPAGPETTTTFAVPVAVSTYFTDLRLLTNLICATWPAGQALASTTADAEQVDRHVRQIRDTFAARRDGGEKVQYHAILDQPPADAATTSALLAMAATVLDGEPDVLGDLIIGTTGRRWASHFLRAEQYCSPGMVAAIAPYVAALRPRIRPTADAAETTRPRRRRRPPPASPRPSPRRRSRPARASRALPPRPVLPSPLPQDGPGRYRAWHIPAFLTDDWNERYLAGFAAGFSPRLLRRATAVMLIQLAEPCHIPDAADFLDVSSEAAQHACDELRTWLRQTGQTQQYLKVVDRLCAELNQRALIRDRLPDYGLRRRAMAHWVIPDDGWEHLLSHLRRVGRTNWGERKRNTVSALIWTKVTQGEHLFAPHRRSAPGFRPGSPEDRGLDIDRAWWRIRNNEPDQHYPRLDALCERYAADLAWSIDHPSNPATPAS, from the coding sequence ATGACCAGCCCCAGTGTCGCGGTCCTGCCGCGCAGCCTCGACCCGCTCACCGGCGAATCGTTGCCGGGCTACCTGCTCCGCCTGGCCTACCGGCTGGATCGCACACCCGCACGGATGTTGGAACTGGTCGGCCTCGCCGCGATCGGGCCGATCCTCGGCCCGATCACCTACCTCGAGCCCGCCAGCATGCGAGCCTTCAGCACGGCTACCGGTCTCAGCAGCGACGAAGTCCGCGAACTGTGCCTGTCCGGCCTCGCGGCACGATATTCGCCGTTGAGCTCGACCTACCTCGGTCGCCGCCGCGACCCGGCCCGCCTGACCACCAGCGAGCGGTGGGTGTTCGGCCGGTGGAGCCGTTACTGCCCGGGCTGTCTGGCCGGGGACGGCAGCCCGGCGCAAACACTGCACGGCGGCTGCTGGCAGCGCGCCTGGCGACTGCCACCCACGTTCGCCTGCCTACGCCACCGGTGCCTGCTGCAGCACCGGTGTCCCGGATGCGGGCAGCCACCGATGCTCTTGGCCAAAGGCCGCGGCCGGATCGTCCCGTCACCCACCGTGCCGGGCCTGCACCCGGCCCAATGCCGCAACCCGATCGGCCCAGCCCGGTCTGGAAGGCAGCCGACGGTATGCGGGCGTCGCCTCGACAACTGCGACGACCAACCCGCTACGCAGGTCACCTCGACAGCGGCCGAACTGCAGGAACGGCTCACCTGCATGCTTGACCCCGCCGGCCCCGAGACCACGACCACGTTCGCCGTCCCGGTGGCGGTCAGCACCTACTTCACCGACCTGCGGCTGCTGACCAATCTGATCTGCGCAACCTGGCCGGCGGGTCAGGCGCTCGCGTCCACCACCGCCGACGCAGAGCAGGTCGATCGCCATGTCCGGCAGATCCGCGACACCTTCGCCGCCCGCAGGGACGGCGGCGAGAAAGTCCAGTACCACGCGATCCTGGACCAGCCACCGGCTGACGCGGCCACCACGAGCGCGTTGCTGGCGATGGCCGCCACCGTGCTCGACGGCGAACCGGACGTTCTCGGCGACCTGATCATCGGAACTACCGGCAGACGCTGGGCGTCGCACTTCCTGCGCGCCGAGCAGTACTGCTCACCCGGCATGGTCGCCGCCATCGCCCCGTACGTCGCAGCCCTGCGTCCCCGGATACGCCCCACGGCCGACGCCGCAGAGACCACGCGGCCACGCCGACGTCGACGTCCACCTCCGGCAAGTCCCCGACCCTCACCTCGCCGCCGGTCCCGGCCGGCCAGAGCCTCGCGCGCACTACCGCCCAGGCCCGTCCTGCCTTCCCCGCTACCGCAGGACGGGCCTGGGCGGTATCGGGCCTGGCATATCCCGGCCTTTCTCACCGATGACTGGAACGAGCGATACCTGGCCGGCTTCGCGGCCGGCTTCTCACCGCGCCTGCTGCGCCGGGCCACCGCCGTCATGCTCATCCAACTGGCGGAACCATGCCATATCCCTGACGCGGCCGACTTTCTCGATGTATCCAGCGAAGCAGCCCAACACGCCTGCGACGAGCTGCGGACCTGGCTGCGCCAGACCGGCCAGACCCAGCAATACCTCAAGGTCGTCGACAGACTGTGCGCCGAACTGAACCAACGCGCCCTGATCCGCGATCGCCTACCCGACTACGGTCTGCGGCGCCGAGCCATGGCCCACTGGGTCATCCCGGACGACGGCTGGGAGCACCTGCTGTCCCATCTGCGCCGCGTCGGGCGTACCAACTGGGGCGAACGCAAGCGCAACACCGTCTCGGCCCTGATCTGGACCAAAGTCACCCAAGGCGAACACCTTTTCGCACCCCATCGCCGATCGGCACCCGGCTTCCGGCCAGGCAGCCCCGAAGACCGCGGCCTCGACATCGACCGCGCCTGGTGGCGGATCCGGAACAACGAGCCCGACCAGCACTATCCGCGGCTCGATGCCCTGTGCGAGCGGTACGCAGCCGACCTCGCCTGGAGCATCGATCATCCATCGAACCCAGCCACGCCCGCGTCCTGA